The DNA region CTCCAGCTCGCCGTAGTCGAGGAAGATTCCCCGGCAGCCGCTGCACTGCTCGATCTGTATGCCGTTGCGGTTGTACGTGTGCATCTGTGCGTGGCACTTGGGACACTGCATGGTTCGGCTCACTCCTCGCCGTCGGGTCGCCGTCGCCGGAATGCATGCCCGTCGACGGTCGGTTCAGCCTACGACGAGTGTTCGGCGCCCAACTCGGGTGGGAGGGATGCAATTCGGGCACAGGCGTCGATCATCGCCTGTTCCACCTCATCCGGAGTCCGGTCTTCCGCCGCGGACTTGGCGATCGCCAGCGCGGCTACCTGGATGGTCAGGGCGCGGGCCGGGACATCCAGTTCGGGCCAGGGATCGCCCTCGGCGCGCACGGCGGGACCGCCCGCCGCGCGGTAGGCGTCGAGGAAGCGGAGCCAGACCTCGGGGGGCAGGATCCCGGCCGCGTACCAGGCGGCGGGGCGGGCGAGGTCCCAGGCCGGGTCGCCGAGGCCGGCGTCGTCGACGTCGATGAGCAGCCAGGGTCCGTGCGGTGCCGGGTGGCGGACGAGTTGGCCGAGGTGCAGATCGCCGTGGCAGAGGAAGTGCGAACGGTGCGGGGGTGCGGCGGCCTCGTCACGGGCCCAGGCCGGCAGGCGGTGCCAGGCTTCGAGTACGGGGACGGTGGCCGGGTCGCCCGGCCGGGCGGCGTGCATCCGGGCAACGGCGAGCGCGGCCTTCGCGGGGCCCCGCATGGGCGGGAGCGCGAGGGAGTGGGGGGCCGGGGTGCGGTGCAGCCCGGCCAGCAGAACGGCGGCCTCTTCCCAGGGGGCGGCGTCGGGGTCGCCGGGGTCTACGGGCCGGCCGTGGGGCCAGAGGGTGACGGGGCGGTCGCAGAGGGTGGCGGGACAGGGTTTCAGCGGGGCGAGCAGGATGCCGGTGAGGTGCGGGTCGTTCGCGAGGGTCAGGCGGCTGAGCAGGCCAGGGGTGTCCGTGCCGGGGGCGTGGGCCTTGGCGACGACGGCCCCGCTGCGGACCACCGTGCCGTCCGCCCGGTCCGCGAGCACCGTCGGGGGCGGACAGGCGCAGGGGTCCTCGGGGTGTTCATGGGCGGCCCGGTGGGCGAGATCGCCCAGCGCGCTTACGACTGCGGTGGTCACGGTCTCCCCCGGTGGCGAACAGGTGCGGCGGCCCGATCCGCACCGGGCCCGCCGATGAGCGTACGCGCGCCGGGAAGAGTCGCGGACGGCGAGATCGTCACTGCGCCGCGAAGGACCCCGGAAAGCGCGATGTCCGGTCAGCTCCCCAGCTGACCGGACAAACGCTGCCGTCCGCCGCACCCCCGTCCCCACGGGGTTGTTGGCCGGATGTCCCGGTCCGGACCGCTCTTCCGGACCCGGGGCGCCGCTCAGCGCCCCAGCATCATGCCCACGGACGACGCCTGTGTGACCACTGCTTCCCAGCCGCCGAAGACGACTACGAGCAGGGCCGCCAGAGGAAGAACCATTGCTGTCGCCACGAGTGGGTGGCGCCTGCCGGACGACGGGCGGCCGCCGAACGAGGCATGGCCCCTGCGTCCCGTGCGGATCGTGGTCCGCGTTGCCGTGTCCGCCATGGTTCCTCTCCTGACTCGAATTGGGGCGGCGGGCGTGTGACCTCGGGGGACGAGTTTTGCGCCCGCCGCTTGACTTCAACATTAGGGATGCGCGGGGCGGGGGTCGTCATGCCCGCGTACCGATTGCCGGGCCTCCCGAAGGATGAGCCCCGGGCCGTCGGCGTACTCCCCTGGGTGGAGACCGGGCGCGTGATCCCGGGGACATCCCGGAGGGGGTGGCCGCGTGGGCAGCTGACTTCGCGCGGCGCCGGGGTCGTCGGAGTGCGCGGCCCACCGGTGCGCCCGGCCGCGGCCACCGTGACTTCACTCACCCTTCCCTCCCCCGGTTCCCGGCAGTCGGCCCCGGTGTGCCGACGGGGGCCGCGGGTGCCCGTCCGGGCCGGAGTCCGCACCCGCACGGCCGGATGCCGGGTGCGGCCCCAACCCCCCGTCGCCACAACCGCCTTGGGGTCCGGACCCGTCCGGCACGGGACCCGCCCCGGCCTCATGACCCGTCATGGAGCGCGCCGCGCACCGACAATCGATCGACCGGTGAGGGCGCGGCCTCTGAGCACCCCGGGCGCCGGGTACGTAAGCTGTGCCTCGTCAGGCGGACCAGGCAGCGGGGATGGGCAGACATGGCGATGATGCGGCTCCGGCGCGAGGACCCGCGTGTCGTCGGCTCGTTCAGGCTGCACCGGCGGCTCGGGGCGGGCGGCATGGGGGTCGTCTACCTGGGTTCGGACCGGCGGGGCCAGCGGGTGGCGCTGAAGGTGATCCGCCCGGACCTGGCGGAGGACCAGGAGTTCCGCTCCCGCTTCGCGCGCGAGGTGTCCGCCGCGCGGCGGATCCGCGGCGGCTGCACGGCGCGTCTGGTCGCCGCCGATCTGGAGGCGGACCGTCCGTGGTTCGCCACGCAGTATGTTCCCGGACCCTCGCTGCACGACAAGGTGGCCGGGGAGGGTCCGCTGTCGGCGGCCGAGGTGGCCTCGATCGGGGCCGCGCTCTCCGAGGGCCTGGTCGCGGTGCACGAGGCCGGTGTCGTCCACCGTGACCTGAAGCCGTCGAACATCCTTCTCTCCCCCAAGGGCCCCCGGATCATCGACTTCGGGATCGCCTGGGCGACCGGGGCCTCCACCCTCACCCATGTCGGTACGGCGGTGGGCTCGCCGGGATTCCTCGCACCCGAGCAGGTGCGCGGCGCGGCCGTGACGCCCGCGACCGATGTGTTCTCGCTCGGTGCCACGCTCGCGTACGCGGCCATGGCCGACTCGCCCTTCGGGCACGGCAGTTCCGAGGTGATGCTGTACCGCGTGGTGCACGAGGAGCCTCAGTTGCACGACGTGCACGACGCGCTTGCACCGCTGGTGAGCGCCTGCCTGGCGAAGGATCCCGAGGACCGACCGAGCACGCTCCAACTCTCCATGCGGCTCAAGGAGATCGCGGCGCGGGAGGCACAGGGGCTGCACGAGAGCCGGCCGCCCGTGCAGCGCTCGGCACAGGAGCTGGACCGGCCGACCGGTCGTCTCGGCGGCCCGTACACCGAGCAGCAGACGCGGCGTGCGGCTCCTCCCGCGCCCCGTCAGCAGAAGCAGAAGCAACCGCACGGCAGCAGGCCGTCCACGTCGTCGCGGGCCGGGTCGCCCCGGACCGGTGGTTCGCGCCCCCAGCAGCATCAGCCGCCGCGCAACACCACCCGCTCCGGCAAGCGACCGCAGGGTACGAACGGGACGAACGGCCGGCCGGGTACGCGGCCCGGGGCCCGTACGACTTCGTCGGGGCTGCGGCCCGCCAATCCGCGGCTGCTGCGGCAGCGGCTCGTCGTCTTCGTCGTGGTGACGCTGCTGGTGGCGCTCGGCATCGCGGCGGCCCAGGGCTGCCAGGGGCCTTCCCGCGGTCTGGGTACGGATCCGGGCCGCAGCCAGACGCAGACCCAGAACGAGACCCCGTCCCAGGGCCGGCAGCTCCAGTAGCCGGTCAGTTCTGCGGGCGTCCCGATGCCACCGCGTAGAACGCGACCGCCGCGGCCGCTCCCACGTTGAGCGAGTCGACGCCGTGCGCCATCGGGATGCGTACCCATTCGTCGGCGGCGACCAGGGCCCGGGTGGACAGCCCGTCGCCTTCGGCGCCCAGCATCAGCGCCACCCTGTCCATCCGGTGCGGTGCCGCCTCGTCGATGCTGCCGGCCTTTTCGTCCGGGGTCAGCGCGAGAAGCCTGAAGCCCGCTTCCCGTACGGTCTCCAGGTCCTTGGGCCAGGTGCCGAGACGGGCGTAGGGGACGGAGAAGACCGCGCCCATCGAGACCTTGACGGAGCGCCGGTAGAGCGGGTCGGCGCAGTCCGGGGAGAGCAGCACGGCGTCCATGCCGAGGGCGGCGGCGCTGCGGAAGATCGCCCCGATGTTGGTGTGGTCGTTGACGGCCTCCATGACGACCACCCTGCGGGCCGTCGTCAGCAGTTCCTCGGCCGTCGGCAGCGGCTTGCGCTGCATCGAGGCGAGGGCGCCGCGGTGGACGTGGTAGCCGGTGACGCGCTCGGCGAGCTCGGGGCTGACCGCGTACACCGGGGCCGGGACCTCGTCGATGACGTCCCGCATCAGGTCGACCCACTTCGCCGAGAGCAGCATCGACCGCATCTCGTACCCGGCTTGCCTGGCACGTCTGATGACCTTCTCGCCCTCGGCGATGAAGAGGCCCTCGGCGGGCTCCCGCCTGCGCCGGAGTTCGACATCGGTCAGTCCGGTGTAGTCGCGCAGTCGGGGGTCGTCGGGGTCGTCGACGGTGATGAGATCAGCCACGGGTTCGATACTGCCTTGTCCGGTGTGTGGTGCCAACGGCTCGGGAGAAGATCCGTTACCGCTGGTTACTCGGCGGGGGTGCGGGGCGGCGTCCTGGCCGGCTAGTCGGCGGGGAGCGGTGCGGCGCCCGTGCCGACCGCGACGACGTCGCCGATGACGATGACCGCGGGGGGACGTACGTCCTCGGCGGCGGCCCGTTCGGCGACGGTCGCCAGGGTCGCGTCGACGCGGCGCTGGGATGCCGTGGTGCCTTCCTGGACCAGGGCGACCGGAGTGTCGGGGGACTTGCCGTGGGCGACGAGGGCCTTGGCGATGGCGCCGATCTTGTCGACGGCCATCAGCAGCACGAGGGTGCCGCGCAGCCGGGCGAGCGCCGCCCAGTCGACCAGCGAGCGCTCGTCGTCGGGGGCGACATGACCGCTGACGACGGTGAACTCATGGGCGACCCCGCGGTGGGTGACGGGGATTCCGGCCGCGCCCGGTACGGAGATCGAGCTGGAGATGCCGGGGACGACGGTGCACGGGATACCTTCGGCGGCGAGCGCCTGCGCCTCCTCCATGCCCCGGCCGAAGACGAACGGGTCGCCGCCCTTGAGCCGTACGACGGCCTTGCCCGCCTTGGCGTGCTCGATGAGCGCCTGGTTGATCGCCTCCTGCGCCATGAAGCGGCCGTACGGGATCTTCGCCGCGTCGATCACCTCGACGTGCGGCGGCAGTTCGTCGAGCAGGTCGCGCGGGCCGAGCCGGTCGGCGATGACCACGTCGGCCTCGGCGAGGAGGCGACGGCCGCGCACGGTGATCAGGTCGGGGTCGCCGGGACCGCCGCCGACCAGGGAGACACCGGGGGTGGGCCGGGTGCGGTGGTGCGGGGCGGCGAGCGTGCCGTCGCGCAGTCCCTCGACGATGGCGTCGCGGACGGCGGCGGAGTGGCGCGGGTCGCGGCCCTGGGCGTCGGTGGAGAGGACGGCGACGGTCACGCCCTCGCTGCGGCCGGTGGCCGGGGTCCAGGCGGTGGCCACGTCGGCGTTGTCGCTGCGCACGCACCAGGTACGGGTGCGCTCGGCCTCGGCGGACGCGGCGTCGTTCGCGGCGTCGTCGTCGGAGGCGATGAGCGCGTACCAGGTGTCGGCCAGGTCCCCGTCCTCGTACCGGCGGCGCTCCCAGCGGATCTCACCGGCGTCGGCCATCGCCTCGACGGACGGGGTCGCGGACGGCGATACGAGGGTGATGTCGGCGCCTGCGGCGATGAGCGCGGGGAGGCGGCGCTGCGCGACCTGGCCGCCGCCTACGACGACGACGCGGCGCCCGCTCAGGCGCAGTCCGACGGGGTACGCGGGGTGATCGGCGTGCTCGGCCATGGCGGTGCGGACTCCTCGTGCAATGCGGGTGCGGGCCGCTGCGGCGGTGGAGCGGCTGTGACGTGCGGTTTTGTGGGGCGTGGGTCCACGATACGGGGTGCGCCGGGGGTGTGGCGGGCTGCGGTTTTCAAGCCCCTTTGGCGATTGAGGAGCGGGGGTCCGGGGGCAGGGCCCCCGAATCCCGGGCTCCGGCCTACTTCTCCGTCACGCCTGCCGAGTCGAACGTCGCGACCTCGTGCATCGCGCGCGCCGCGCTCTGCACGATCGGGAGCGCCAGCAGCGCCCCGGTGCCTTCGCCGAGGCGGAGGTCGAGGTCGACCAGCGGGCGCAGGCCCAGCTTGTTGAGCGCGGCGACATGGCCGGGCTCGGCGCTGCGGTGGCCCGCGATGCAGGCGGCGAGGGCCTCGGGGGCGATCGCCCGGGCGACCAGGGCCGCGGCACCCGCGCTGACGCCGTCCAGGATGACCGGCGTACGGAGCGAGGCGCCGCCCAGCAGGAAGCCCGCCATCGCGGCGTGCTCCAGGCCGCCGACCGCGGCGAGTACACCGATCGGGTCGGCCGGGTCGGGCTGGTGGAGTTCGAGGGCCCGGCGGACCACGTCCACCTTGCGGGCGTGCATCTCGTCGTTGATGCCGGTGCCGCGACCGGTCACCTCGGCCGGGTCCATGCCCGTGTACACGCAGATCAACGCGGCCGACGCCGTGGTGTTGGCGATCCCCATCTCACCGGTGAGCAGGCCCTTGTTGCCTGCCGCGACCAGATCGCGGGCGGTCTCGATGCCGACCTCGATCGCCGCGAGCACCTCTTCGCGGGTGAGCGCGGGGCCGGTCGTGAAGTCGGCCGTTCCGGCGCGCACCTTGCGGGGCAGGAGGCCGGGCGTCGCGGGCAGTTCCATGGCCACGCCGACGTCGACCACGCACACCTCGGCGCCCACCTGGGCCGCGAAGGCGTTGCAGACCGCGCCGCCGCCGAGGAAGTTGGCGACCATCTGGCCGGTGACCTCCTGCGGCCAGGCCGTGACGCCCTGGGCGTGCACCCCGTGGTCGCCCGCGAAGATCGCGACGGCCGCGGGCTCCGGAATCGGCGGCGGGCACATCCGGGAGAGCCCGGACAGCTGTGCCGAGATGATCTCCAGCATGCCGAGCGCGCCGGCGGGCTTGGTCATCCGCTTCTGGCGTTCCCACGCCTCGCCGAGCGCCTTGGCATCCAGCGGACGGATGTTGGAGATGGTCTCCTGCAGCAGGTCGTGCGGCTCCTCGCCGGGCAGGGCACGGCGGCCGTAGGTCTCCTCGTGGACGACCCAGGACAGCGGGCGGCGCTTGGACCAGCCCGCCTGCATCAGCTCGGGCTCCTCGGGGAACTCGTCGACGTATCCGACGCACAGGTAGGCGACGACTTCGAGATGCTCGGGCAGACCCAGGGCCCGGACCATCTCGCGCTCGTCGAAGAAGCTGACCCAGCCGACGCCGAGTCCCTCGGCGCGCGCGGCGAGCCACAGGTTCTCGACGGCGAGCGCGGAGGAGTACGGGGCCATCTGCGGCTGGGTGTGCCGGCCGAGGGTGTGGCGGCCGCCGCGGGTGGGGTCGGCGGTGACGACGATGTTCACCGGGGTGTCGAGGATGGCCTCGATCTTCAGTTCCTTGAACTGCTTGGCCCGGCCCTTGGGCAGCGACTTGGCGTACGCGTCCCGCTGACGCTGTGCCAGTTCGTGCATGGAGCGACGGGTCTCCGCCGAGCGGATGACGACGAAGTCCCAGGGCTGCGAGTGGCCGACGCTGGGCGCCGTGTGCGCGGCTTCGAGGACCCGGAGCAGAACCTCGTGCGGGATGGGGTCGCTGCGGAAGCCGTTACGGACGTCGCGGCGCTCCCGCATGACGCGGAGCACCGCCTCGCGCTCGGCGTCGTCGTAGCCGGGGGCCGGCGGGCCGGCGGGAGCCGCGGCCTCGTCGGACTCGGACGCCTCGGACGCCTCGGGGGCCTCCGCTTCAGGGGCTTCCGGCTCCGGGGCCGGGGCCGCCTCGCCGGGCTCCTGCGTCCGGGCTTCGGGCTGTACGGATTCCACGTGCCCGGCCTCCGTGGTCTCCGTGGCCTCCTTGGTCTCCGTCGCCGCCGCTGCGGGCTCTGCGGGAGCGACGGCTTCCACGATGTCCGCGGGGGCCGTGATGTCCGGGGTCTCGATGACCTCCGGGCCCTGTTCGGGCTCCGGCTCGGGCACCGTCAGGACCTCGGCCTCGGCCTCGGGCGCGGGCGCGGGGACGGGAGTGGATACGGAAGCAGGAACCGGCTCGGGTGCTTCGGCGGGCGCGACGTCCGTCACGGGCTCGACGACCTCGGCGTTCGCTGTGGGCTCGACCGGCTCAACAGGCACGACCGGCTCAGCGTTCACGGCGGGCCCGGAAGGCTCGACGACTCCCCCGGCCACCACGGGCTCCACGGCCTCTGCGGCGTCCGGCTGGGAGGTCTGTGCGGGCTCCACGGCGATCGCCACGGGCTCAGCCACGGGCTCGGGCTCAGCCACGGGCGCGACCTCGGCCTCGGCTGCGGGCTCCGCCTCGACGGTCTGCTCGACCACGGGTGTCGGAGCCAGGTGCGGAGTTGTCGGCACCGAACCCTCCACGGGCACGAACTGGCCCATGGGAACGGCTTCCGCGGTGTCCTGCGGAGCGATCGCTTCGGCGGGCGCCCCGGCATCGACGGGAACTTCGGCCGGAGCCTCGACCGCTGCCGCGACCTCGGCCTCGGCGTGGATCCCGGCGGGCGTCCCGACCGCGGCCGGTACCGGCTCGGCGGCGGGAGCGACCACGGCCTCCGGCACCACGACCGTAGCCGCCTGAACCGGCTGCGCCGCCGGTACCGGCTCGGCGACGGGCTCGGCGACCGGCTCAGGAACGCCCGATTCTGCTGCCACCGGTGCGGCCTCCGGCTGCGGCGCCGGGGCCTGGGCCGCCCACGGGCTGCCGCCCTGCGGCAGGATCTCGCCGAGCTGCGGGCCCGGCAGTGCGGACGCGTCGTCACCCGGCATCTCGAAGTACTCCGGGCCGGTGGTCGGCGGCCCGGCATGCCTGGCGGGGACCTGGGTCCGGGCCTGCGCCTGGGGCGCGCCCGCGGGTCCGCGGTCGGCGAGCGAACGCACCACTCCGCCGGTCGGCGTCCCGCCGTAGGACGGCGTGCCGTCGGCCGCGACCGGGCCGCGGTGCAGCGGTCGGCGCACCGGCGTCTGGGGCTGGCCCTGGGCCTGGGCCGCCGGAGCGGGTGCCGGGGTGGGCGACGGAATGCGTACGCCCGTCAGGTCGACCGAACCGGAGTCGCGGCCACCGGACTCGTGCGTCCCCTGGCCGGTCCCGGGCAGCGGCTCCGCCACCGCCTGCTGAGCGGCGTACGCGTCCACGGTCTGTACCTCGACGGGCTCCTCTACCTGGACCTGGACGGGGCCCTGGGGCTGCGCGGGGGCCTCGCCGGCCGACTGGGCATAGGGCTGTGCCACGGGCTGCGCCTGGTAGGCACCCTGTCCGGGCAGCGGCGCCTGAGCGACGGCGCCCTCGGGGTACTGGCCGGGGGCCGGAACGGCCTGCGGGTCACTCCAGGCACCCTGGGGGCTCGGCATCAGGAGGAGGTCGTCGTCCTCGGAGACATGCTCGGAGGGAGCGAGGTAGGTGTAGGCATCCGGGGCGGCGATGCCCGGCTGCTCCACCGTGCCTGCGTTCTCCGGCAGTCCCTCACCCGGGATCTGGCCGGTGTCACTCATGCGTACCCCTCGCCCATCGTCAGTGCTCCTTCGGCCCTTCGCCCGGGACGCCCGAACACGGCACGCCGGTGCTCGTCAACAAGAACGAGCGGGCACGCCGCGCGGCACGAATCGGTCGCGGGCATACTGCATTCTCGCGGCCGTTCGCCGCCGCGGCAGCTCATTTCGCCACGGCCCGCTGTGGACTGCGCCACGTCGCGCGTCCCCCGGTTCTGCCGTACCACAACGGGGGCCAAAACGGTCCCCTTTTCCGGACATTGACGAACGAAGCGACGAACGTCCGGGCGCGGTGCAACGATCGGCCAGCCTACCTCCCGCTGTACGCCGACCGGGTCACGGGGCGAGGTCGGAACGCAGCGCCGAGAGGAGAAACACGACCGAGCGTTCGCGCTCCGACCATGCGGCCGTGTCGAGTTCGACGGACTGGAGGAGCGAGCACCGGACGGTGTACCCGTTCCCGCCCAGGGCGGCGCCGAGCGCCTCGGCCTCGTCCCGCGTCGACGCATGGGTCACGATGCGCTCCGGCCGCCGTTCGGTGACGGCGGTGACGACAGGGACTCCGCCGCCGCCGATCCGTACGACGTCGGGTTCCGGCAGTCGTTCCAGCACATGGGGGGCCCGGCCCTCGACGAC from Streptomyces sp. NBC_01591 includes:
- a CDS encoding phosphotransferase family protein, which produces MTTAVVSALGDLAHRAAHEHPEDPCACPPPTVLADRADGTVVRSGAVVAKAHAPGTDTPGLLSRLTLANDPHLTGILLAPLKPCPATLCDRPVTLWPHGRPVDPGDPDAAPWEEAAVLLAGLHRTPAPHSLALPPMRGPAKAALAVARMHAARPGDPATVPVLEAWHRLPAWARDEAAAPPHRSHFLCHGDLHLGQLVRHPAPHGPWLLIDVDDAGLGDPAWDLARPAAWYAAGILPPEVWLRFLDAYRAAGGPAVRAEGDPWPELDVPARALTIQVAALAIAKSAAEDRTPDEVEQAMIDACARIASLPPELGAEHSS
- a CDS encoding serine/threonine-protein kinase — encoded protein: MAMMRLRREDPRVVGSFRLHRRLGAGGMGVVYLGSDRRGQRVALKVIRPDLAEDQEFRSRFAREVSAARRIRGGCTARLVAADLEADRPWFATQYVPGPSLHDKVAGEGPLSAAEVASIGAALSEGLVAVHEAGVVHRDLKPSNILLSPKGPRIIDFGIAWATGASTLTHVGTAVGSPGFLAPEQVRGAAVTPATDVFSLGATLAYAAMADSPFGHGSSEVMLYRVVHEEPQLHDVHDALAPLVSACLAKDPEDRPSTLQLSMRLKEIAAREAQGLHESRPPVQRSAQELDRPTGRLGGPYTEQQTRRAAPPAPRQQKQKQPHGSRPSTSSRAGSPRTGGSRPQQHQPPRNTTRSGKRPQGTNGTNGRPGTRPGARTTSSGLRPANPRLLRQRLVVFVVVTLLVALGIAAAQGCQGPSRGLGTDPGRSQTQTQNETPSQGRQLQ
- a CDS encoding TrmH family RNA methyltransferase, with translation MADLITVDDPDDPRLRDYTGLTDVELRRRREPAEGLFIAEGEKVIRRARQAGYEMRSMLLSAKWVDLMRDVIDEVPAPVYAVSPELAERVTGYHVHRGALASMQRKPLPTAEELLTTARRVVVMEAVNDHTNIGAIFRSAAALGMDAVLLSPDCADPLYRRSVKVSMGAVFSVPYARLGTWPKDLETVREAGFRLLALTPDEKAGSIDEAAPHRMDRVALMLGAEGDGLSTRALVAADEWVRIPMAHGVDSLNVGAAAAVAFYAVASGRPQN
- the cobA gene encoding uroporphyrinogen-III C-methyltransferase gives rise to the protein MAEHADHPAYPVGLRLSGRRVVVVGGGQVAQRRLPALIAAGADITLVSPSATPSVEAMADAGEIRWERRRYEDGDLADTWYALIASDDDAANDAASAEAERTRTWCVRSDNADVATAWTPATGRSEGVTVAVLSTDAQGRDPRHSAAVRDAIVEGLRDGTLAAPHHRTRPTPGVSLVGGGPGDPDLITVRGRRLLAEADVVIADRLGPRDLLDELPPHVEVIDAAKIPYGRFMAQEAINQALIEHAKAGKAVVRLKGGDPFVFGRGMEEAQALAAEGIPCTVVPGISSSISVPGAAGIPVTHRGVAHEFTVVSGHVAPDDERSLVDWAALARLRGTLVLLMAVDKIGAIAKALVAHGKSPDTPVALVQEGTTASQRRVDATLATVAERAAAEDVRPPAVIVIGDVVAVGTGAAPLPAD
- the cobT gene encoding nicotinate-nucleotide--dimethylbenzimidazole phosphoribosyltransferase, coding for MSDTGQIPGEGLPENAGTVEQPGIAAPDAYTYLAPSEHVSEDDDLLLMPSPQGAWSDPQAVPAPGQYPEGAVAQAPLPGQGAYQAQPVAQPYAQSAGEAPAQPQGPVQVQVEEPVEVQTVDAYAAQQAVAEPLPGTGQGTHESGGRDSGSVDLTGVRIPSPTPAPAPAAQAQGQPQTPVRRPLHRGPVAADGTPSYGGTPTGGVVRSLADRGPAGAPQAQARTQVPARHAGPPTTGPEYFEMPGDDASALPGPQLGEILPQGGSPWAAQAPAPQPEAAPVAAESGVPEPVAEPVAEPVPAAQPVQAATVVVPEAVVAPAAEPVPAAVGTPAGIHAEAEVAAAVEAPAEVPVDAGAPAEAIAPQDTAEAVPMGQFVPVEGSVPTTPHLAPTPVVEQTVEAEPAAEAEVAPVAEPEPVAEPVAIAVEPAQTSQPDAAEAVEPVVAGGVVEPSGPAVNAEPVVPVEPVEPTANAEVVEPVTDVAPAEAPEPVPASVSTPVPAPAPEAEAEVLTVPEPEPEQGPEVIETPDITAPADIVEAVAPAEPAAAATETKEATETTEAGHVESVQPEARTQEPGEAAPAPEPEAPEAEAPEASEASESDEAAAPAGPPAPGYDDAEREAVLRVMRERRDVRNGFRSDPIPHEVLLRVLEAAHTAPSVGHSQPWDFVVIRSAETRRSMHELAQRQRDAYAKSLPKGRAKQFKELKIEAILDTPVNIVVTADPTRGGRHTLGRHTQPQMAPYSSALAVENLWLAARAEGLGVGWVSFFDEREMVRALGLPEHLEVVAYLCVGYVDEFPEEPELMQAGWSKRRPLSWVVHEETYGRRALPGEEPHDLLQETISNIRPLDAKALGEAWERQKRMTKPAGALGMLEIISAQLSGLSRMCPPPIPEPAAVAIFAGDHGVHAQGVTAWPQEVTGQMVANFLGGGAVCNAFAAQVGAEVCVVDVGVAMELPATPGLLPRKVRAGTADFTTGPALTREEVLAAIEVGIETARDLVAAGNKGLLTGEMGIANTTASAALICVYTGMDPAEVTGRGTGINDEMHARKVDVVRRALELHQPDPADPIGVLAAVGGLEHAAMAGFLLGGASLRTPVILDGVSAGAAALVARAIAPEALAACIAGHRSAEPGHVAALNKLGLRPLVDLDLRLGEGTGALLALPIVQSAARAMHEVATFDSAGVTEK